The nucleotide sequence CCGTGAGACCGGCCGGCCGTTTCTTCAGCCGGTGTGGCTGACAAGAAATACTTTGCCGGGCCTGGATCAAGAACCAATCCTGCAAACCCACAACACTTCCTCAGGAAACCCTCAAGAAAACCGCACCCACTGCTTGCTCGTCCCGGCTCTCAATGCCAAGCGACCAACGAAGTTTCCGATCGAGCAGTTTTGGAGAAGCCCCACGGGCCGCCGGGTCATAGCGTTGATGGTGTCAAGCAAAAAGACCAGGGGAGAGAGATCGCCATGACGGACAACCAGCAAACGGCTACCAAAGAAAAGTCCTACGACGGCTTCACCGAGGACGAACGCGCGGCCATGAAAGAAAGGGCGCAGGAGCTGAAGAAGGCGCCGCGCAAGAAGGCCTCCAAAGCCGACGGTGAGGCCGATGTCCTGGCCAAGATCGCCGAGATGCCCGAAGCGGACAAAGCCATGGCCGAACGCCTGCACGCCCTGGTCAAGGAACACGCGCCGGAACTGACCCCGAAAACCTGGTACGGAATGCCCGCTTATGCCCGGGACGGAAAGAACATCGTGTTCTTCCAGAGCTCCCATAAGTTCAAGGCCCGCTATGCCACGCTCGGCTTTGAGGAGAATGCAAAGCTTGACGACGGCGACATGTGGCCCACGTCGTTCGCCCTCAAGGAGATCACGCCGGCTGTTGAAGCGAAGATCGTCGAACTGCTGAAGAAGGCACTCGCCTGACAGTCGGACTTCCAGCTCGGGCGGCCGCCACACCGGCTGGCTGTTGCCGGCGGCAGGTCCGGGTTGACCGGCTCAAGGTCAGGGTCTTCCGCCGTCCACACCTGCACGATGGCCCAGGTGACCGCGGCGATGGGTACAGAGAGGACGGCGCCGATGATGCCGGCCAGGATGGTGCCCGCCGTCAGTGCCATCAGGATCACCAGGGCGTGCAACTGCAACGACTTGCCCATGACCACCGGCTGGAGAAGGTCGCCCTCAAGCTGGTTGACCGCGATCACTGCAATGACCACGATGAGTGCCACGATCGGACCGTTCGCCACGAGGGCCACCAACGCCGCCAGAATGCCGGCGACGGTAGCACCCACCAAGGGGATGAACGCGCCAATAAAGACGATGATCGCCAGGGGGATGGCCAGCGGCACTTGGAGGATCAGCAGCACGGCTCCGATGGCGACTGTATCCACCAAAGCCACAATCGCCGTCCCCCGCACGTAACCGCCCAGTACTTCCATGGTCCGTTTGCCAACGCGGCGGAGCTTTGCTTCGCGAGTGCCCTTGAACGGACGCAGGAAGAAGTCCCAGATCTTGGCGCCGTCCTTGAGGAAGAAGAAGAGTATGACCACCATGAGGCTCGCGCCGGCCAGGAACTCGGTCACCACGGACAAACCGGTCACGGCACCGGAGCGCACTTGGCTGCTCTGGGCGAAGTCCACTAAAGCTTGCCGGGCTTGGTTGAGCTGTTCCTGATCCAGGGGGAAGGGCCCTGTGAGCAGGAAGTTTTCCAGCTCGTCCAGGCCTTCTGCCGCTTGGCTGATCAGTTCGTCCCATTGGCTGCGCACCGACAGGACGATGATGCTCACAACGCCGCCCAGGACAATCAACAGTCCCAGGAATGCGACGGCGGTGGCGAGACCGCCACGCCAGCCACGGCGCCGGAGCATGTTGACGAACGGGCCGATGGCGGCGGCCAGGATCAGTGAGACAAGGACCGGGATCACCAGCAGCCGGATCTGCAGCAGCGCGAACACCACCACTACTGCCACGACCAGAATCAGGAGAATCTGGGCGGCACGGATAGCCGTCCGACCCAGTGAGTCCTTCCACAGGTCGGGCTTGGGTTTGTTGCGCGTGGAAAGGTGAGCCGCTTCCTCGGATCGCGTCATGTGAACTCCTGTTCGTTCGCATCGGTCAGCCGATGGGATCAAACGTAAGCCTACTGACTATTTGCGGGGGTGGCTCCTCCTGCGCGGGACAGGGGCCGGCGTGACTAGTAGGTGGGGTCCGGGTTGGGGGTGGGGGGAACCGGGCCGGGGTCGGGAATCGGTGATGGTCCCGGCGTCGGATTGGGGTCCGGTATGGGGCTCGGAGGAAACGGCGTCGTGGGGTCCGGTGGCGGAGGTACGGGGCCGGGGTCGGGCGGGAACGGCTCGGGCTCGTGGGCTGGGGGCAATGTCATGATCTCTCCTCTGCGTTCTGGTGAATGGTGCTCGGGGTAGATACCAGCAGCCTAGGCGCGGGCCCCTTGCTGCGCCACCACTCCGCGGGCTGTTTCAATTTTTAGGTCATATGACCTAAAATCGGATTCATGAAAGATCATCTCAAGCTCGATACCTCCGGTCCAGTGCTGATTGTCGGCGGTTACGGAACGGTCGGCGCAGCGCTCACGCAGCATGCACAGGGGGAGTGGCCGCTTCTCCTGACCGGCAGGAACCCGGACCGCGGGAGCCACCTGACCAATGACAGAGTGACTGTCCGGGCATGGGACCTCAACCAGTCCGAGCCCTTCGAAGCGCGGGTCCGGGCAGTAATCAGTACAGTCAATGACCCCGATGACAGGGTGCTTCGGGCAGCTGTAAGCGCCGGGATTCCGTACGTTGACGTCACCCGTTGGACCAGCCGGGTCACCCGGGCCGTCACCCTGTCCACCCTGTTGCAGCCCACGGCGCCTGTGCTGCTCAGTTCGGGGTGGATGGGTGGCGTCACCAATACCGTGGCGGCAGCCCTGGCCCGGGAAGTGGGCGGAGCAGCCGAGGTGGACATTTCCATCAGGTATGACATCAATGACCAGGCGGGGGCCGACTCCGTTGACTTCATGGATCGGCTGGGACTGGAGTTCGAAGCCCGCAAAGGCGGCAAGGCCGCCGTCGTACGTCCCTTGACCGACACACGCTGGGTGGATATCGCCGGGCACCGCACCAAAGTCGCCAGGCTTGACACCCCCGAGCAGTTCACGCTGCCGCTCACCTTGGGTGCAGGTTCTGTGGCAACGAGGATCGGCTTCAGTTCCAATACATCGACGACGGCGTTGCTCGCCGCGCGCGCGGTGGGGCTGTTCCGGTGGGGCAGCGGCGAGAAATGGGCGCCGCTGCGTCGTTCGCTGCTCTACTCCCCGGGATCGGGCGGGACGGCGCATATCCGGGTGGAAGTGACTGGTCCGGGCGGCACCGGGACTGCCACTATCACCGATCCCCTGGGGCAGGCCCACCTGACGGCAGCGGGTGGACTTCTTGGGCTCCACACGGTGCTCAGCGATGATGCGCGGCCCGGCGTTTCCTTTCCCGAATCGGCGCCCGAACCGGCTGCGCAGCTCGCCAAACTCGAGTCATACGGTGTGACAATATTGAGGTCATGACCGAAAGCAAGGGCGCGCTGCGCAGGGCGGCCCTTCTGGACGCGGCCGAAGAAGTGCTGGTTACCAAAGGCAACGCAAACGCTGCCATGCGGGACTTCGCAGCCGCCGCCGGGGTGCGGGTCGGGCACCTCCAGCACTACTTTCCCACCAGGGCTGACCTCATTCGCGCGGTCCTTGAGCGATCGCTGGAGCGCTCGCTTCATCGGCTCAATGACGTCACCGACGTGGACCTCGCGCCGGAGGCTGCCGGCGGGCTTGGCATGGATGAGTCACAGCGGCTCCTGACCGCGTTGCTCCGGGAACACTCCGACATGGCCGACGTCAGGATGCACCTGGAGATCTGGGCGCTGGCCGCCTCGGATGAAGCAGCTGCCGGGGCCTTGCGGGGCTTCTATTCCCGGTACACCGCGCACGTGCAGGGTCTGGTCCGCAGGGGAAGGCCGGAGCTCCCGGACCAGGAAGCCAACGCAGTGGCCGCCGCAATTGTGAGCTTGTTCGAGGGTGCGGCCGTCACGCGTTCTGATATTGCGGGACTTCGAACAGTGCACGGTGACCAGGCGGTCATCCGCACGGCGCAGTGGTTGATCCACGGGCAGTAGGGGCCAGTCTGTCCCTGCCCCGGCTACCCCGCCCGGACGGGCGCTGAACGGCGCCGGAAAGGCTTCCAAAAAAAGTTTGTACTCCCGCGTAACCCTTTGCCGCGCTCCGACGATTACGTCTGTGAAAGGGCCGGGTTGGAATTTGTCCCCCATCATCTTCCAGCCCGGCTCTTCCATGTCCGGGAGTTCCTGCCGGTCAAGGGTTCGTCCTTTGGCAGGCCCGGCAGAGCAGTTACTCTTGGTGGGGTCGTCCGTTGCGGGAATCGGATGATCTGGCTCCCAGCCTGGACCAACCGCCGATCGAAAGTCCG is from Paenarthrobacter nicotinovorans and encodes:
- a CDS encoding AI-2E family transporter; protein product: MTRSEEAAHLSTRNKPKPDLWKDSLGRTAIRAAQILLILVVAVVVVFALLQIRLLVIPVLVSLILAAAIGPFVNMLRRRGWRGGLATAVAFLGLLIVLGGVVSIIVLSVRSQWDELISQAAEGLDELENFLLTGPFPLDQEQLNQARQALVDFAQSSQVRSGAVTGLSVVTEFLAGASLMVVILFFFLKDGAKIWDFFLRPFKGTREAKLRRVGKRTMEVLGGYVRGTAIVALVDTVAIGAVLLILQVPLAIPLAIIVFIGAFIPLVGATVAGILAALVALVANGPIVALIVVIAVIAVNQLEGDLLQPVVMGKSLQLHALVILMALTAGTILAGIIGAVLSVPIAAVTWAIVQVWTAEDPDLEPVNPDLPPATASRCGGRPSWKSDCQASAFFSSSTIFASTAGVISLRANDVGHMSPSSSFAFSSKPSVA
- a CDS encoding TetR/AcrR family transcriptional regulator, encoding MTESKGALRRAALLDAAEEVLVTKGNANAAMRDFAAAAGVRVGHLQHYFPTRADLIRAVLERSLERSLHRLNDVTDVDLAPEAAGGLGMDESQRLLTALLREHSDMADVRMHLEIWALAASDEAAAGALRGFYSRYTAHVQGLVRRGRPELPDQEANAVAAAIVSLFEGAAVTRSDIAGLRTVHGDQAVIRTAQWLIHGQ
- a CDS encoding saccharopine dehydrogenase family protein; its protein translation is MKDHLKLDTSGPVLIVGGYGTVGAALTQHAQGEWPLLLTGRNPDRGSHLTNDRVTVRAWDLNQSEPFEARVRAVISTVNDPDDRVLRAAVSAGIPYVDVTRWTSRVTRAVTLSTLLQPTAPVLLSSGWMGGVTNTVAAALAREVGGAAEVDISIRYDINDQAGADSVDFMDRLGLEFEARKGGKAAVVRPLTDTRWVDIAGHRTKVARLDTPEQFTLPLTLGAGSVATRIGFSSNTSTTALLAARAVGLFRWGSGEKWAPLRRSLLYSPGSGGTAHIRVEVTGPGGTGTATITDPLGQAHLTAAGGLLGLHTVLSDDARPGVSFPESAPEPAAQLAKLESYGVTILRS